The Pontibacter korlensis sequence AGTACGGATTTCGTTTACGTCTTCTAACGACGGTACCTGCTGCAGCACAATCTTGGCTTTTGTATAGCGCATGATGTCTTTCAACTTGTAACCATCTGAGCGACCTCCTACAAAAGAGAATGCCTTGCCAAACTTACCGGCACGACCAGTACGGCCAATACGGTGTACATAAGACTCTTCATCCTGTGGCAGGTCGTAGTTAAACACAGCCTCTACATTCTCTACGTCAAGACCACGGGCAGCCACGTCAGTCGCTACCAATATCTCCAAAGTACCGTTCCGGAACTTGTTCATTACCGCAGAACGCTGGTTCTGATTCATGTCACCATGCAGACCATCGGTGAAATAACCTCGTGCCTGCAGGCCAGTTACCAGTTCATCCACCATGCGTTTGGTGTTGCAGAAAATGATAACCGACTTCAGGTTATACATATCCAGCAAGCGAGATAAAACCTCTTGTTTGGCGCTGTTGCGTACCTCAAAGTAAGATTGATCGATATTCGTTACAGTCAGCTCCTGGTGCACCACTTTCACGAGCACAGGGTCTGTTTGGTAACGCTTCGTCATTTCCATGATTGGCTTGGACATAGTAGCCGAGAAGAAGATGGTCTGGCGATCCTCAGGGATACGCTCCAACACATACTCGATATCTTCACGGAAGCCCATATCAAGCATTTCGTCCGCCTCATCAAGGATGATCTTGTTTACATTGTCCAGCACCAGGGTACCACGGTTGATGTGGTCCATCACACGTCCTGGCGTACCGATTACAATCTGAACACCCTGTTTTAGGGCGCGCAGCTGACGGTCGTAGCTCTGGCCACCATAGATAGGTACTACGCTTATACCTTGCTTATACTTAGCAAGCTTCTGAATCTCACCTGACACCTGAATAGCAAGCTCACGTGTAGGGCACAGAATAAGGGCTTGTACGCTGCGGTTGCTAGGGTCTATGGTTTCAATGGTTGGTATGCCGAAAGCGGCAGTTTTACCAGTACCTGTCTGGGCCTGGCCTATTATGTCTTTACCTTCTAAAACAACTGGGATTGCTTCTGTCTGGATGGGAGAGGCTTCTTCAAAGCCCATGTCAGCGATAGCACGCTGTACTTCCGGCGAAAGCGGAAGCTCTTCAAATCTGATTTTGTTCATCTAATATTTTTAACTGATACATCTGGAGGCAGCCTGCTAATTAACCATTCTCTGCAATTATGAGAGCGACAAATGAAAAACAACTAAGGTAGCCAACAGTGTAGTAACCAGTTATCTGTAATTCAGACTGTTCCAAATCGGATGCAAAGATACTAACAATTAATAACATTAACTATCAATACTTGAAATAAGATTCATATGTTCCACAAGGGCTCTACTTTTAAAATAGCTTTTAAAAATATTGGACACGTAAAACAGGTACTTTACCCTTAAATAGGATCACTTTACAATGTTTTGTATAGAGAATATTTATACTTGAATTTTTTAAGTAAATTACCATTAAAGTTAAATTTATTATTGGGTTATGGCAACTACATAGTCCCTTGCCCGTAAAATCACTAAATTCACTCACAAAATATGAACACTTACCATGTGTTATACTATTCAGTGAATTATTTTAAATTGGTTATCGTAATATAGTCAAACACAATGTTCTTGTGTGCAATAAAAACAAGAGATAATGTATAAACATCTGCATTTTATTGCACAATCCCCGCTCTTATTTTACCATTCAGGCTATACTGCTTAACCTTTCTGTTAGGTGGATATGCTGTTTAGCTGCTGCTACAGGAGCTATGAAAATGCTTTAACTATGACTTAGAAAATATTAAACATCCCTAACCCCTTTAAATCCATCATTTATGTTACACTTTTCCAAAATCTCAACAAAAGGCAAAGACTTCAATCTAATCGCTTCTGGAGCATTAGCGTTCAAGATTCACAACAAAATCCTTAAGGACGAGGCTTTTCACAAGGGGGCAAAAATTAGCCGTAACATGTTGTTAGGCAGCGCTCCGGCAAAAGCGTTGAATGCTGATCGCCGAAACGTGTTTTATGTAATTTTATCTGACGTAGACAGAACGAATGTTGAGGACCTGTGCAAGCTTATCGCACAGGAGCGCAAAAAGGGCAGCTATGCCGTTTGTCAGGTTATTCCGCTTTACTACAACGAGCCTTCCTTCAAAGCCCTCAAAACCCTGCGCCAGAACTTCGATGAGGTAATTGAACTGAACAAGTTTAATTTGGGTAGCAGCAAAGCATTAATAAGCTCAGAACAGCAGCGATGCCTCATCACCGACTACTCTCTGTCTATGGCCCGCATCATGTACCATGTATGCGCTAAAGACTTCACTCCTATCGCTTCTGAGCTTAAAGGAGAGCTGGTATACGCCGGTTAAGTGTAACTCATAAGGGAAAATCAGGTACTACTGCTCTTAACCGGGCAGTAGTACCATAACCTATTCTCCAGCCACTGTTGCACTTACAATATTTTTGCTAATATTTTTAGCCAAACACTTGATTGATGGTTGACCAAAGCAGTATCTTTAATGTATAGATACACCGCGATGCCATCAGTTTTCAAGATATACTCCTCCTCGGCCGGCTCAGGCAAAACCTACAACCTGACAAAGGAATACTTAAAGCTGGCGCTCCACACTTCTGACCCGGATTACTACAGATCGGTACTGGCCATCACTTTTACCAATGATGCCGCTGCCGAAATGAAAGAGCGCATTCTCGCCGCGCTGCGGAACTTCAATGACAAAAGCTTGTCAGGGAAGGAGCTGCAAAAAAGCGAGGACCTACTGCAGGATGTTACCTGGGAACTGCAGGACGAGTATCCTGAAGAGCAGCTGGATAAGGAAGAGGTACGAAAAAGAGCAGCTGCGCTTTTTCGCCAGATCCTGTATAACTACTCCGACTTTAGCGTAAGCACCATCGACAGTTTTGTAAACAGGATCGTGCAAGCTTTTACGCGCGAGCTGAACATCCCGCAGAACTTTGAGGTTGACCTGGACTCGAACACGCTGTTGAGCACGGCTGTATCGCTGCTGCTAGACAAGGTGACAGATTCCAAAGAAGATTTATTGTCGCAGACTTTGGAGCAATATGCGCTGGAGAAAGCCCGTGAAGGCAAGAGTTGGACCATGCTGCCCGACGACCTTATGGACTTTGCCCGCAACTTGCTCAATGAGCAGGTGTATGAGGCAATCACCGACTTGCAGCTGCTCAGCCTGGAAGATTTTAAAGAAGTACGCGAGCACCTATACCTGATACAACAACAGGTAGCCGAAACGGTGCAAGAGGCGGCGCAGCAGGCCATGCAGCTTTTTGAGCAGGCAAATGTTTCCCCAGCTGATTTGTACCAAGGCAACCGTGGCATCTGGTCATATTTTAACACATGGCTGAAGTCGGTAGACCTGAACTATGGCAACAGCAATGCAATAAAAACCATTGAAGAGGATAAGTGGTACGGTGGCAAAGCCAGTGCCTACGCCAAGGCACAAATCGATAGTATAAAGCAGCCCCTCACCGATCTATACTATCACATCGAAAGTATAAAGGAGCCGTATGCGGCTACATTTACGCTGGTACAGCAGGTGGTGCCGCACCTGTACAAAGTATCCTTGCTGAACGAGCTTGAAAAATGTCTGCAAGAGATAAAGCAGGACAAGAACACCGTTCATATATCCGAGTTCAACAAGCGCATTATAGATATTGTACTCAAAGAGCCGGTGCCTTTTATATATGAGCGGCTCGGTG is a genomic window containing:
- a CDS encoding DEAD/DEAH box helicase; this encodes MNKIRFEELPLSPEVQRAIADMGFEEASPIQTEAIPVVLEGKDIIGQAQTGTGKTAAFGIPTIETIDPSNRSVQALILCPTRELAIQVSGEIQKLAKYKQGISVVPIYGGQSYDRQLRALKQGVQIVIGTPGRVMDHINRGTLVLDNVNKIILDEADEMLDMGFREDIEYVLERIPEDRQTIFFSATMSKPIMEMTKRYQTDPVLVKVVHQELTVTNIDQSYFEVRNSAKQEVLSRLLDMYNLKSVIIFCNTKRMVDELVTGLQARGYFTDGLHGDMNQNQRSAVMNKFRNGTLEILVATDVAARGLDVENVEAVFNYDLPQDEESYVHRIGRTGRAGKFGKAFSFVGGRSDGYKLKDIMRYTKAKIVLQQVPSLEDVNEIRTNIFFDKVKEVLEKGHLAKHVARIERFVNETEGYTPLDLAAALLKMSLKEQKVKEKGAEAEKGLGAAKEGMDRLFITIGKKDRVHPRDLIDLLAQNSSIPEGRVGDIDLYDKFSFVEVPTEYTAEIVENIGRVEYDGRMVVIEKSQKKGSGPKEGRGDKEDFGFGGGGDRDRGRGDRRGGGGFRGSDRGGDRGGFRERRSGGDRERRGGDRREGGGGFRKRRF